A single Pseudomonas sp. DC1.2 DNA region contains:
- a CDS encoding AraC family transcriptional regulator: protein MHPTLFSSSPVNAVNATGAGNCGVLSAAANGLDGFIVEHGGDLDRIFGHAGIDPEQLLHPTLSLPLPNYCAVLEEAARQTHCDNFGLRYGQQFQPQALGLLGYIGLCSATLEHALINFADAFPFHQHSTLIQLVDQGDCYRFNYQVRHGAINQRRQDAELTMGMATNLMRNVLGQSWAPREVTFEHAKPQDWQEHREHFGADVHFAQDCNSLLIPKQDVIGKAMPGSDPMLLMLIRDAIRQVGDSGCEVSLRDQASQAILAILPLGEPTLEQVAQALDLSEWALQRKLRDQGLSFTQLLDQIRQTCAMAHLKQQNISITQLASRLGYSETSAFSRAFKRWFGLSPKQWRSA, encoded by the coding sequence ATGCACCCGACCCTGTTTTCGTCTTCTCCAGTGAACGCGGTGAACGCAACCGGCGCTGGCAATTGCGGTGTGCTGTCGGCGGCGGCCAATGGCCTGGACGGTTTTATCGTTGAGCATGGCGGCGATCTGGACCGGATCTTCGGCCATGCGGGCATTGACCCCGAACAGCTCCTGCACCCGACGCTCAGCCTGCCCCTGCCCAATTACTGCGCAGTGCTGGAAGAAGCCGCTCGGCAAACCCATTGCGACAACTTCGGCCTGCGCTATGGCCAGCAATTCCAGCCGCAAGCCCTCGGTTTGCTCGGCTACATCGGCCTGTGTTCGGCCACGCTGGAACACGCATTGATCAACTTCGCCGACGCCTTCCCGTTCCATCAACACAGCACCTTGATTCAGTTGGTGGACCAGGGTGATTGCTACCGCTTCAATTATCAGGTGCGTCACGGGGCCATCAACCAACGTCGCCAAGACGCCGAACTGACCATGGGCATGGCCACCAACCTGATGCGCAATGTGCTCGGACAAAGCTGGGCGCCTCGGGAAGTGACATTCGAACATGCCAAACCACAGGACTGGCAAGAGCATCGCGAACACTTCGGCGCTGACGTGCATTTTGCTCAGGACTGCAACTCGTTGCTGATCCCCAAGCAAGACGTGATCGGTAAAGCCATGCCCGGCAGCGATCCCATGCTGCTGATGCTGATCAGGGATGCCATCCGCCAAGTGGGCGACAGCGGCTGTGAGGTCAGCCTGCGGGATCAGGCAAGCCAAGCGATTTTGGCCATCCTGCCCCTGGGCGAACCGACCCTCGAACAGGTGGCACAGGCCTTGGACCTGTCCGAATGGGCACTGCAACGCAAACTGCGCGATCAGGGTTTGAGTTTCACCCAGTTGTTGGACCAGATTCGCCAGACCTGCGCCATGGCGCACCTAAAGCAGCAAAACATCAGCATCACCCAACTCGCCTCCCGCCTGGGTTACTCCGAAACCAGTGCTTTCTCCCGCGCCTTCAAACGCTGGTTTGGCCTCAGCCCAAAGCAATGGCGCAGCGCCTGA